In one window of Arctopsyche grandis isolate Sample6627 chromosome 6, ASM5162203v2, whole genome shotgun sequence DNA:
- the Tes gene encoding testin LIM domain protein → MSGIETPEAPAWLSKLESQREKLSKAKLGHDSGAGAACNACGPECPGLDLHFWRKICRSCHCPKDVHDVQDDTSGWAQFELLGKTQPKRNRPVFMKINGIANEPVKLDWVPPNVSPDMVSDYMSCLGGDLAPVAGTEGAAKRREQLRRQVPPHDIRSDLCCHTLTEQEQDSHQEYISRIKSHVVGMGNVVRIGAIKKGDLLSINTEGSQPVPGTKSYSLPLKLSNLSSGIKYTNVPKNNSDKLLVLDNMGNVINKSGYLADYKASPIMSRIVKDKLTAMRIESDRIKSAVEHGPIYDTLFKDLKQFNTPIEADVYLSPIKHFRQEFNCNPKFKEETTAFAESQGAKLMTLSPNSINNNDNYSGDQFPLQLSHPQKGTIFAPNGEVWSWASSTDADAINPTYVKNVYPKYGTESEDILKPHQFNESFNSNDSFDDIPPLPNYSTHPNGMSMRDVAGLNIQAIPGDVRNVMAYGKNTMDPNNKVFESQYNTLDSITESVGNMAVNEPDENYDVNKPIMCQRCQRPIKYGEIAVKAERAGENASWHPQCFTCINCNQLLADLVYFYHKGEIYCARDLAEVLEVLRCAACDELIFSRSYTIAEGKTFHANHFCCFHCDGPLGGKKYVPDDKTGLPSCLECYDKFHAAKCHSCESVIAPNEQGVSWSSFHWHGTCFNCACKDCGQSLLGGRFTVKNEMPFCSVACVKKTII, encoded by the exons ATGTCAGGTATAGAAACACCTGAGGCTCCGGCGTGGCTTTCGAAGTTAGAAAGCCAACGTGAAAAATTAAGTAAAGCCAAGCTCGGTCATGACAGTGGTGCAGGAGCCGCTTGTAATGCATGTg GTCCGGAATGTCCTGGTTTGGATTTACATTTTTGGAGAAAAATTTGTCGTTCTTGCCACTGTCCTAAAGATGTGCACGACGTTCAAGATGATACTTCTGGCTGGGCACAGTTTGAATTGCTCGGAAAGACTCAACCGAAAAGAAATCGCC CTGTTTTTATGAAGATAAATGGAATTGCAAACGAACCGGTGAAATTGGATTGGGTGCCTCCCAATGTTTCACCAGATATG gtTTCAGATTATATGTCTTGTTTGGGTGGAGATTTGGCTCCCGTTGCTGGCACTGAAGGTGCTGCCAAACGTAGAGAACAACTAAGAAGACAGGTTCCCCCTCATGATATTCGAAGCGATTTATGTTGTCACACTCTCACTGAACAGGAACAAGACAGCCATCAG GAATATATTTCTCGTATCAAGAGTCATGTTGTTGGAATGGGTAACGTTGTTAGAATCGGTGCCATAAAGAAAGGTGATTTATTATCTATCAATACTGAAGGTAGTCAACCAGTACCTGGAACAAAATCATACAGTCTTCCCTTGAAACTTTCGAATTTGAGCAGcggtataaaatatacaaatgttcCTAAAAATAATTCAGATAAGCTTTTGGTCCTGGACAATATGGGAAATGTCATTAATAAATCAGGTTATTTGGCTGATTACAAAGCAAGTCCTATTATGAGCAGGATCGTTAAGGATAAGCTCACTGCAATGCGAATAGAATCAGACCGTATTAAGAGTGCCGTTGAACATGGACCAATTTATGACACACTCTTCAAAGATCTCAAACAATTCAATACACCAATTGAAGCCGATGTGTATTTGTCTCCTATAAAGCATTTCCGTCAAGAGTTCAATTGTAATCCAAAATTCAAAGAAGAAACTACAGCCTTCGCCGAATCACAAGGGGCTAAATTAATGACTCTTTCGCCCaacagtataaataataatgataattattcAGGTGATCAATTTCCCTTACAACTTTCGCATCCTCAAAAAGGAACAATATTTGCTCCCAATGGAGAAGTGTGGAGTTGGGCCTCATCAACAGACGCAGATGCAATTAATCCCACCTATGTTAAAAATGTTTATCCGAAGTATGGAACTGAATCGGAAGATATCCTTAAGCCTCATCAATTTAATGAATCTTTCAACAGTAATGACAGCTTCGATGATATTCCTCCATTACCTAACTATAGCACTCATCCAAATGGAATGTCGATGAGAGACGTAGCTGGTCTGAATATACAGGCTATACCGGGTGATGTGAGAAATGTAATGGCTTATGGTAAAAATACTATGGATCCAAACAATAAGGTATTCGAAAGTCAATACAATACATTGGATTCGATTACAGAAAGTGTTGGTAATATGGCAGTCAATGAACCAGATGAAAATTATGACGTTAATAAGCCTATCATGTGTCAGAGGTGTCAACGACCTATCAAATACGGTGAAATTGCAGTAAAAGCTGAGAGAGCTGGAGAAAATGCATCGTGGCATCCGCAATGCTTTACATGCATTAACTGCAACCAGCTATTAGCCGACCTAGTATACTTCTATCATAAAGGGGAAATTTATTGTGCTCGAGATTTAGCAGAAGTTTTGGAAGTATTGAGATGTGCAGCTTGCGATGAGCTTATTTTCTCGCGTTCATATACAATTGCTGAAGGTAAAACGTTCCATGCTAATCACTTTTGCTGTTTCCATTGCGATGGTCCACTTGGTGGTAAAAAGTATGTCCCTGATGACAAAACGGGGCTGCCAAGTTGTCTAGAATGTTATGATAAGTTCCATGCTGCTAAATGCCATTCATGTGAGTCAGTTATAGCTCCAAATGAACAGGGGGTTTCTTGGTCCTCTTTTCATTGGCATGGTACATGCTTCAATTGCGCATGTAAAGATTGCGGTCAGAGTTTGCTAGGTGGGAGATTTACTGTTAAAAATGAAATGCCTTTTTGTAGCGTTGCTTGTGTGAAGAAGAcaattatttaa
- the P5cr gene encoding pyrroline 5-carboyxlate reductase isoform X1, whose product MVNVKRVGFIGGGNMATAICKGIINQGIYKPSDVWVSGPHVEHLNHLKDLGINVTNSNGELILNCEIIVISVKPFNLTCAIDDSLNSLKGKLSEACNKLFVSILAGTTLATLARALQSFDQCRIIRIMPNTPMLLGEGASVYCPDDKASEDDCSAVEKILGSCGIYERVPEKLINAVGALSGSGPAFVYLMIEALSDGGVKQGIPRAMATEFAAQTVLGAAKMVLGTKKHPGELKDEVCSAGGSTICGIHALEKGGVRGSYIDAIEAAIKRTIDMEKEN is encoded by the exons atggTTAATGTTAAACGTGTCGGCTTTATCGGAGGAGGTAACATGGCCACTGCTATATGTAAAGGCATAATTAATCAAG gTATTTATAAGCCGTCAGATGTATGGGTATCTGGACCGCACGTAGAACATTTGAATCACCTTAAGGATCTCGGAATCAATGTTACGAATAGTAATGGcgaattaattttaaactgtGAAATTATAGTTATTTCTGTGAAGCCTTTCAATTTAACATGTGCTATTGACGATAGCTTGAACTCTTTAAAAGGAAAATTATCGGAGGCTTGTAATAAACTGTTCGTGTCTATTTTAGCCGGGACAACTTTAGCAACTCTTGCTCgg GCACTACAAAGTTTTGATCAATGTCGAATAATACGGATAATGCCAAATACTCCAATGCTGTTGGGTGAAGGAGCATCAGTTTATTGCCCAGATGATAAGGCTAGTGAAGACGATTGTTCGGCTGTCGAAAAAATCTTGGGAAGTTGTGGAATATATGAAAGAGTTCCAGAAAAGTTAATTAATGCCGTTGGTGCTTTATCCGGTAGTGGTCCAGCATTT gTATATCTTATGATAGAAGCTTTGTCTGATGGTGGTGTTAAGCAGGGTATTCCGAGAGCAATGGCTACCGAGTTTGCCGCTCAAACAGTATTAGGCGCTGCCAAAATGGTTTTGGGAACTAAGAAACACCCTGGAGAGCTAAAAGATGAAGTGTGTTCAGCAGGAGGTTCTACAATTTGTGGTATTCATGCCTTAGAAAAAGGTGGTGTCag aggATCTTATATTGATGCTATTGAGGCTGCCATCAAAAGAACTATCGACATGGAAAAAGAAAActaa
- the P5cr gene encoding pyrroline 5-carboyxlate reductase isoform X2: MVNVKRVGFIGGGNMATAICKGIINQGIYKPSDVWVSGPHVEHLNHLKDLGINVTNTGTTLATLARALQSFDQCRIIRIMPNTPMLLGEGASVYCPDDKASEDDCSAVEKILGSCGIYERVPEKLINAVGALSGSGPAFVYLMIEALSDGGVKQGIPRAMATEFAAQTVLGAAKMVLGTKKHPGELKDEVCSAGGSTICGIHALEKGGVRGSYIDAIEAAIKRTIDMEKEN, from the exons atggTTAATGTTAAACGTGTCGGCTTTATCGGAGGAGGTAACATGGCCACTGCTATATGTAAAGGCATAATTAATCAAG gTATTTATAAGCCGTCAGATGTATGGGTATCTGGACCGCACGTAGAACATTTGAATCACCTTAAGGATCTCGGAATCAATGTTACGAATA CCGGGACAACTTTAGCAACTCTTGCTCgg GCACTACAAAGTTTTGATCAATGTCGAATAATACGGATAATGCCAAATACTCCAATGCTGTTGGGTGAAGGAGCATCAGTTTATTGCCCAGATGATAAGGCTAGTGAAGACGATTGTTCGGCTGTCGAAAAAATCTTGGGAAGTTGTGGAATATATGAAAGAGTTCCAGAAAAGTTAATTAATGCCGTTGGTGCTTTATCCGGTAGTGGTCCAGCATTT gTATATCTTATGATAGAAGCTTTGTCTGATGGTGGTGTTAAGCAGGGTATTCCGAGAGCAATGGCTACCGAGTTTGCCGCTCAAACAGTATTAGGCGCTGCCAAAATGGTTTTGGGAACTAAGAAACACCCTGGAGAGCTAAAAGATGAAGTGTGTTCAGCAGGAGGTTCTACAATTTGTGGTATTCATGCCTTAGAAAAAGGTGGTGTCag aggATCTTATATTGATGCTATTGAGGCTGCCATCAAAAGAACTATCGACATGGAAAAAGAAAActaa
- the Pfdn6 gene encoding prefoldin 6, which translates to MAEEIQKKFQKELDSFKAIEKDLTKAVSQRKLLDSQLNENKAVQQELDLLQAEAEVYKLIGPVLVKQGLEDARQNVSKRMEYISKELKRMDTNITSLQQRQEGSSTALSKLEKEFQQAQVKAALKH; encoded by the coding sequence ATGGCGGAGGAAATACAGAAGAAGTTCCAGAAAGAACTTGACTCTTTCAAGGCCATCGAAAAGGACCTGACCAAGGCGGTCTCGCAGAGGAAATTGCTGGACAGTCAACTCAATGAAAATAAGGCGGTGCAACAGGAACTAGATCTGCTCCAGGCAGAAGCCGAAGTGTACAAACTCATAGGGCCAGTACTTGTGAAACAAGGCTTAGAAGACGCTCGGCAAAATGTGTCTAAAAGAATGGAATACATCAGCAAAGAGCTCAAACGAATGGATACCAACATTACTAGCCTCCAACAAAGACAAGAAGGCAGCTCCACAGCTTTATCAAAATTGGAGAAAGAATTTCAACAAGCACAAGTGAAGGCGGCCTTAAAACACTGA
- the Prp18 gene encoding pre-mRNA processing factor 18, with translation MDILKAEIAKKRKLLEENRLLKPDKKYFKRSELITGKEDSPVENKNAQNEIDKNAEIASFKADELKREAEAKDNNITLPRAEVIRRLRDRGHPILVFGENEQQAFKRLRRIEIQEPEANKGFRNDFQEAMDKVDQAYLDEILATGASSNKDKTSNTDCLDDSITYDTIQEMAEKMGTGNSVHDMHVIETLLQFLLKLWGDELNSASAIEKQATRHKMTRATFTQTQVYLKPLLRKLKNKSLSEDISDSLGEITKHLLNRNYIMASEAYLQMAIGNAPWPIGVTMVGIHARTGREKIFSKNVAHVMNDETQRKYIQALKRLMKKCQDYFPTDPSRCVEYAPQT, from the exons ATGGATATTTTAAAGGCGGAAATAGCCAAAAAAAGAAAACTACTCGAAGAAAATAGACTATTG AAACCagacaaaaaatatttcaaaagaagTGAATTAATAACCGGCAAAGAAGACAGTCCTGTTGAAAACAAGAATGCTCAAAATGAAATAGATAAAAATGCTGAAATCGCCAGTTTTAaag CTGATGAATTGAAGAGAGAAGCTGAAGCGAAAGATAATAACATTACCTTGCCACGCGCTGAAGTGATACGAAGACTTCGCGACAGAGGACATCCCATTTTAGTGTTTGGTGAAAATGAACAGCAAGCATTCAAAAGACTTCGCAGAATCGAAATTCAAGAACCAGAAGCTAACAAA GGATTTAGAAATGATTTCCAAGAGGCGATGGATAAAGTAGATCAGGCATATTTAGATGAAATTCTTGCAACGGGTGCATCG AGTAATAAAGATAAGACTTCTAATACAGACTGCTTGGATGATTCAATAACATATGACACAATTCAAGAAATGGCAGAAAAAATGGGCACTGGAAATAGCGTACATGACATGCATGTCATTGAAACATTACTTCAA TTCCTGCTGAAATTATGGGGAGATGAATTAAATTCGGCTAGTGCTATTGAAAAACAAGCAACGAGACACAAAATGACGAGAGCAACATTTACACAAACTCAAGTTTATTTAAAACCTcttctaaggaaattaaaaaataaatcattatcgGAAGACATAAGCGACAGTTTGGGAGAAATCACAAAACATTTGTTAAATAGAAATTACATTATG gCAAGTGAAGCTTACCTGCAAATGGCCATAGGAAATGCACCGTGGCCAATCGGCGTCACTATGGTTGGTATCCACGCAAGAACAGGGagagaaaaaatcttttcaaaaaatGTTGCTCATGTGATGAACGACGAAACTCAAAGAAAATACATTCAGGCGCTTAAAAGGCTAATGAAGAAATGTCAAGACTATTTTCCAACCGATCCTTCAAGATGCGTCGAATATGCTCCGCAAACATAA
- the LOC143912732 gene encoding uncharacterized protein LOC143912732 — translation MGNAGYSIVWLIILIFVTFWLAGFCAFFYIILLPFTACFDFLQPLADLLLQGIQTPLACTKAMMEGRPLMS, via the exons ATGGGCAACGCAGGTTATTCAATAGTATGGCTTATTATACTTATCTTCGTCACATTCTGGCTGGCTGGATTTTGTGCATTTTTCTATATCATATTACTTCCATTTACCGCGTGTTTTGATTTCTTACAG ccgTTAGCAGACCTTTTATTACAAGGTATACAAACGCCACTAGCCTGTACAAAAGCCATGATGGAAGGTCGCCCATTAATGTCATAA